A window of the Halopseudomonas phragmitis genome harbors these coding sequences:
- a CDS encoding ABC transporter ATP-binding protein, whose product MSKSYLSIEKVFKSFSRGGVTSQVLSDINLQVERGQYISIIGHSGCGKSTVLNIVAGLLDASSGVVILDGKEVSGPGPDRSLVFQNHSLLPWLTVYENVQIAVDKVFGRSKSRSERDAWIRHNLNMVHMGHALDKRPGEISGGMKQRVGIARALAMQPKVLLLDEPFGALDALTRAHLQDEVMRIQAELHNTVIMITHDVDEAVLLSDRIVMMTNGPSAAIGEILDIDLPRPRDRIALAEDPKYNQYRQAVLRFLYEKQRKKATA is encoded by the coding sequence ATGAGCAAGTCCTATCTGAGTATCGAAAAGGTGTTCAAAAGCTTCAGCCGTGGCGGCGTGACCAGTCAGGTGCTGAGCGATATCAACCTGCAGGTCGAGCGCGGGCAATACATTTCCATCATTGGTCACTCCGGCTGCGGTAAATCCACAGTGCTGAACATCGTCGCAGGTCTGCTGGATGCCAGCAGTGGCGTGGTGATTCTGGACGGCAAGGAAGTCAGCGGGCCCGGTCCGGATCGCAGCCTGGTGTTTCAGAACCACTCGCTACTGCCCTGGCTGACCGTCTACGAGAACGTGCAGATTGCCGTCGACAAGGTCTTCGGTCGCAGCAAGAGCCGCAGTGAACGTGACGCATGGATTCGTCACAACCTGAACATGGTGCATATGGGCCATGCGCTGGATAAACGCCCTGGCGAGATTTCCGGTGGTATGAAACAGCGGGTCGGGATCGCCCGGGCGCTGGCCATGCAGCCTAAGGTGCTACTGCTCGACGAGCCGTTCGGCGCTTTGGATGCCCTGACCCGTGCGCACCTGCAGGACGAGGTAATGCGTATCCAGGCCGAACTGCACAATACCGTGATCATGATCACCCACGATGTTGACGAGGCAGTATTGTTGTCCGATCGCATCGTGATGATGACCAACGGTCCGTCGGCGGCCATCGGCGAGATTCTCGACATCGACCTGCCGCGCCCGCGTGATCGCATCGCCTTGGCCGAGGACCCCAAGTACAACCAGTACCGCCAGGCAGTTTTGCGGTTTCTCTATGAGAAACAACGCAAAAAGGCCACGGCCTGA